One part of the Ovis canadensis isolate MfBH-ARS-UI-01 breed Bighorn chromosome 8, ARS-UI_OviCan_v2, whole genome shotgun sequence genome encodes these proteins:
- the FAM162B gene encoding protein FAM162B isoform X2: MELFREESLPRRSRGPTAPGSRRPIGGRRLGAGTRSPGRARQTPAAHPGSPGSGAGRGGRGPGSSGPGWAEGAGPELSSMLATVGSLLRLRLGRIPCCAPGAPPDVERRPVASLWPRGHPQYSSGRSPGRSEPPGSAEKVHRVPAEHKPSQFDKRILLWTGRFKAMEDIPPRIPPEMIDAARNKARVKACYIMIGLTIIACFAVIASAKRDLKQLNWNSITSTNFVRSAAF; this comes from the exons ATGGAGCTGTTTCGGGAGGAAAGTCTTCCGAGGCGCTCCAGGGGACCGACAGCCCCAGGGTCAAGACGCCCGATCGGGGGTCGCAGGCTGGGGGCGGGGACCCGGAGCCCAGGGCGCGCACGTCAGACTCCAGCTGCGCATCCGGGCTCCCCTGGgagcggcgcggggcggggcggcaggGGTCCCGGGAGCTCCGGCCCTGGCTGGGCTGAGGGCGCCGGACCAGAGCTCAGCAGCATGCTGGCCACGGTCGGGAGCCTCCTGCGCCTCCGCCTAGGGCGCATCCCCTGCTGCGCCCCGGGAGCGCCCCCAGATGTCGAGCGGCGGCCGGTCGCGTCTCTCTGGCCCCGGGGTCACCCCCAGTACTCCAGTGGCAGGAGCCCCGGCCGCTCGGAGCCCCCAGGTtctg CCGAGAAGGTCCATAGGGTCCCCGCTGAGCACAAGCCGTCGCAATTCGACAAGAGAATCCTGCTGTGGACCGGGCGTTTCAAAGCGATGGAGGATATCCCGCCTCGGATTCC GCCAGAAATGATAGATGCTGCAAGAAACAAAGCTCGGGTGAAAGCTTGTTACATAATGATTGGACTCACAATCATTGCCTGCTTTGCAGTGATAGCATCAGCCAAAAGG gatttgaaacagctcaactggaattccatcacctccactaactttgttcgtagtgctgctttctaa
- the FAM162B gene encoding protein FAM162B isoform X1, whose amino-acid sequence MELFREESLPRRSRGPTAPGSRRPIGGRRLGAGTRSPGRARQTPAAHPGSPGSGAGRGGRGPGSSGPGWAEGAGPELSSMLATVGSLLRLRLGRIPCCAPGAPPDVERRPVASLWPRGHPQYSSGRSPGRSEPPGSAEKVHRVPAEHKPSQFDKRILLWTGRFKAMEDIPPRIPPEMIDAARNKARVKACYIMIGLTIIACFAVIASAKRAAERHESLTSWNLAKKAKWREEAALAAQAKAK is encoded by the exons ATGGAGCTGTTTCGGGAGGAAAGTCTTCCGAGGCGCTCCAGGGGACCGACAGCCCCAGGGTCAAGACGCCCGATCGGGGGTCGCAGGCTGGGGGCGGGGACCCGGAGCCCAGGGCGCGCACGTCAGACTCCAGCTGCGCATCCGGGCTCCCCTGGgagcggcgcggggcggggcggcaggGGTCCCGGGAGCTCCGGCCCTGGCTGGGCTGAGGGCGCCGGACCAGAGCTCAGCAGCATGCTGGCCACGGTCGGGAGCCTCCTGCGCCTCCGCCTAGGGCGCATCCCCTGCTGCGCCCCGGGAGCGCCCCCAGATGTCGAGCGGCGGCCGGTCGCGTCTCTCTGGCCCCGGGGTCACCCCCAGTACTCCAGTGGCAGGAGCCCCGGCCGCTCGGAGCCCCCAGGTtctg CCGAGAAGGTCCATAGGGTCCCCGCTGAGCACAAGCCGTCGCAATTCGACAAGAGAATCCTGCTGTGGACCGGGCGTTTCAAAGCGATGGAGGATATCCCGCCTCGGATTCC GCCAGAAATGATAGATGCTGCAAGAAACAAAGCTCGGGTGAAAGCTTGTTACATAATGATTGGACTCACAATCATTGCCTGCTTTGCAGTGATAGCATCAGCCAAAAGG GCTGCAGAACGACATGAATCTTTAACAAGTTGGAACCTGgcaaagaaggcaaaatggcGTGAAGAAGCGGCACTGGCTGCACAGGCCAAGGCTAAATGA